A window of Streptomyces armeniacus contains these coding sequences:
- a CDS encoding polysaccharide biosynthesis tyrosine autokinase codes for MKDGGAREETRAVQAYDEPDLLREQFRQLLRYRLLIALGLLLGLLGGGWLGISGGDSYSASTEVTLRPGSADPLADGSSGKTELSMGSERRTALSQVVAERAAKKLGESRTPGSALALARDLQVTNPPNTVVLRFAYTADSPKTAAKRANAFAQAYLDNRQWDTDRQIDHMVVSYKQQRAPLLKERDRLAEEISGLPDGRVLDSSLSSHSSVVGNIAEINSNISKLEALDTTPGNVVSAATPPKSPAGPGLLLLLGLGAAVGTGVGMLAAWVRLVFDPTVRSAGDVVRALRAPVLGTLPRTRRGHPDVLLAEGRLAEEYRSVAFRLAYDEAFAERRRLLVVAPRGSIETALAASVNLSASFAEMGKDVLLIEADLRTPSLTEQLHHADGGRPGWARAPEQSTTGWPTGRRVPIDAGESGYFDLVPGHRVRNVPRALTSAAATQLISQADARNSVLVVLAPAVLSYADAIALTDRVDGVLVVCDPREVRRDDLSRVRELVVGAGGILLGAVLHSYGTAETRDGKGGERAAGSGAGPGGGSGAGARRRQPARPASGLLDTPISDASDAS; via the coding sequence ATGAAGGACGGCGGTGCACGGGAGGAGACCCGTGCCGTGCAGGCGTACGACGAACCCGACCTGCTGCGCGAGCAGTTCCGGCAACTCCTGCGCTACCGGCTGCTGATCGCACTCGGGCTGCTCCTCGGGCTGCTCGGCGGCGGCTGGCTCGGCATCTCCGGCGGCGACTCGTACTCCGCGTCGACCGAGGTGACGCTCCGCCCCGGCAGCGCCGACCCGCTGGCGGACGGCAGCTCCGGCAAGACGGAGCTCAGCATGGGCTCCGAGCGGCGCACCGCGCTGAGCCAGGTCGTCGCGGAACGCGCCGCGAAGAAGCTCGGCGAGTCCCGCACTCCGGGCAGCGCGCTGGCCCTCGCCCGCGACCTGCAGGTCACCAACCCGCCCAACACCGTGGTGCTGCGCTTCGCGTACACCGCCGACAGCCCGAAGACGGCGGCCAAGCGCGCGAACGCGTTCGCGCAGGCGTACCTCGACAACCGGCAGTGGGACACCGACCGGCAGATCGACCACATGGTCGTCTCGTACAAGCAGCAGCGCGCCCCGCTGCTCAAGGAGCGCGACCGGCTCGCCGAGGAGATCAGCGGGCTGCCGGACGGGCGCGTGCTGGACTCGTCGCTGTCCTCGCACTCGTCCGTCGTCGGCAACATCGCCGAGATCAACAGCAACATCAGCAAGCTCGAAGCCCTCGACACCACCCCCGGCAACGTCGTCTCGGCCGCCACCCCGCCCAAGTCCCCGGCCGGGCCGGGGCTGTTGCTGCTGCTGGGGCTCGGCGCGGCCGTCGGCACGGGCGTGGGGATGCTCGCCGCGTGGGTACGGCTGGTCTTCGACCCGACGGTACGTTCCGCGGGCGACGTCGTACGGGCCCTGCGCGCGCCCGTCCTCGGCACCCTGCCGCGCACCAGGCGCGGGCACCCCGACGTGCTGCTGGCCGAGGGCAGGCTCGCCGAGGAGTACCGTTCGGTCGCCTTCCGGCTGGCCTACGACGAGGCGTTCGCGGAACGCCGCCGGCTGCTGGTCGTCGCACCGCGCGGCAGCATCGAGACGGCGCTCGCCGCGTCCGTCAACCTGTCCGCGTCCTTCGCGGAGATGGGGAAGGACGTCCTGCTGATCGAGGCCGACCTGCGGACGCCCAGCCTCACCGAGCAGCTGCACCACGCCGACGGCGGCCGGCCCGGCTGGGCACGCGCCCCCGAACAGAGCACCACCGGCTGGCCGACGGGGCGGCGCGTGCCCATCGACGCGGGCGAGTCCGGCTATTTCGACCTCGTGCCCGGCCACCGCGTACGGAACGTGCCGCGCGCGCTGACCTCCGCGGCCGCGACGCAGCTCATCAGCCAGGCGGACGCGCGCAACTCCGTACTCGTCGTGCTGGCGCCCGCCGTCCTCTCGTACGCCGACGCCATCGCGCTGACCGACCGCGTCGACGGCGTCCTGGTGGTCTGCGACCCGCGCGAGGTGCGGCGCGACGACCTCAGCCGCGTACGGGAGCTGGTCGTCGGCGCGGGCGGCATCCTGCTGGGCGCGGTGCTGCACTCGTACGGGACGGCGGAGACGCGGGACGGGAAGGGCGGTGAGAGGGCTGCCGGTTCGGGCGCCGGGCCCGGGGGCGGGTCCGGGGCCGGGGCGCGGCGCAGGCAGCCGGCCCGGCCCGCGAGCGGGCTCTTAGACACACCGATCTCTGACGCCTCTGACGCGAGTTGA
- a CDS encoding glycosyltransferase family 4 protein — MAVQPGRRLLLVSTNYAPEQAGIGPYATQIAEHWAADADAEVHVLTGLPHYPAWRTSPAYRGVWRTVEDRAGVRVHRRRHTVPPRQTAVRRALYEASILAHGVLAPPRTDGPPHAVLAQLPSLAGGLLGARLARRHGVPFVPVVQDLMGAAAAQSGIRGGDRAASAAAAVERRVLRAATLTGVIHESFVDKVAAMGVPPERIRLVPNWSHVSGPSQPRAVTRARLGWDDGRTVVLHSGNMGLKQGLDVLIDTARLDPELRIVLMGDGNQRARLSALADGLPNVDFLPSAATRDFPDVLAAADVLAVTQRASVLDMSVPSKLTSYFASGRPVLASVADGGGTAEEVRRSGAGRLVPPEDPAALAAAVRALAADPDAAGALGAHGPRYVESHLSRAAGLARITALLDEALAEHAVRGGAHGSGPAHGSGAGSGPGAGQRPVQREQRGAEA; from the coding sequence ATGGCGGTGCAGCCTGGGCGGCGTCTGCTGCTCGTGTCCACCAACTACGCGCCGGAACAGGCCGGAATCGGCCCGTACGCCACACAGATCGCGGAGCACTGGGCCGCCGACGCGGACGCCGAGGTGCACGTCCTGACCGGGCTGCCGCACTATCCGGCCTGGCGCACCTCGCCCGCCTACCGCGGCGTGTGGCGCACCGTCGAGGACCGCGCGGGGGTGCGCGTGCACCGCAGGCGGCACACCGTTCCGCCGCGGCAGACCGCCGTACGGCGGGCGCTGTACGAGGCGTCGATCCTCGCGCACGGCGTCCTCGCGCCGCCCCGTACGGACGGGCCGCCGCACGCCGTGCTGGCCCAGCTGCCGAGCCTGGCGGGCGGGCTGCTCGGGGCGCGCCTCGCGCGGCGGCACGGCGTCCCGTTCGTGCCCGTCGTACAGGACCTGATGGGCGCGGCCGCCGCGCAGAGCGGCATCCGCGGCGGCGACCGCGCCGCCTCCGCCGCCGCGGCCGTCGAACGGCGCGTGCTGCGCGCCGCGACGCTCACCGGCGTCATCCACGAGAGCTTCGTCGACAAGGTCGCGGCCATGGGCGTGCCGCCGGAGCGAATACGGCTCGTGCCCAACTGGTCGCACGTGTCCGGCCCTTCGCAGCCGCGCGCCGTGACCCGCGCGCGGCTCGGCTGGGACGACGGCCGCACCGTCGTGCTGCACTCCGGGAACATGGGCCTCAAGCAGGGACTCGACGTGCTGATCGACACCGCACGCCTGGACCCGGAGCTGCGGATCGTGCTGATGGGCGACGGCAACCAGCGCGCCCGGCTGAGCGCCCTCGCCGACGGGCTGCCCAACGTCGACTTCCTGCCGTCCGCCGCCACGCGCGACTTCCCGGACGTGCTGGCCGCCGCCGACGTCCTCGCCGTCACGCAGCGGGCGTCCGTGCTCGACATGAGCGTGCCGTCCAAGCTGACCTCGTACTTCGCGTCGGGCCGCCCCGTCCTCGCGTCCGTCGCCGACGGCGGCGGCACCGCCGAGGAGGTACGCCGCTCGGGCGCGGGCCGGCTGGTGCCGCCCGAGGACCCGGCCGCGCTCGCCGCCGCCGTACGCGCCCTGGCCGCCGACCCGGACGCGGCCGGCGCGCTCGGCGCGCACGGCCCCCGCTACGTCGAGTCCCATCTCAGCCGCGCCGCGGGCCTCGCCCGGATCACCGCGCTGCTCGACGAGGCGCTGGCGGAGCACGCCGTACGGGGCGGCGCGCACGGCTCCGGGCCTGCGCACGGCTCCGGGGCCGGGTCCGGGCCCGGAGCCGGGCAGAGACCCGTACAGAGGGAGCAGAGGGGGGCGGAGGCATGA
- a CDS encoding CDP-alcohol phosphatidyltransferase family protein produces MRGAQKTAKGVSLYSRYLNRPAGRVLAAAAYRLGLTPNQVTLVSAAFSGAGIAALAAGRPSWPLAVCVYAALAIGFAFDSADGQLARLRGESSAAGEWLDHVVDCAKITALHSAVLISLHRFHELPGEGWLLLPLAFQLAAVLIFFGGLLTDKLRPRPAPGSAPYGPPPAPPLARSLALLPVDYGVFCAVFLLLGSERLFLGGYTAFFAAHVLFLVAFLIKWFRELSAPRAA; encoded by the coding sequence CTGCGCGGTGCGCAGAAGACGGCGAAGGGCGTCTCGCTCTACTCGCGCTACCTCAACCGGCCAGCCGGCCGCGTACTCGCCGCCGCCGCGTACCGGCTGGGGCTCACACCGAACCAGGTCACCCTGGTCAGCGCCGCCTTCAGCGGTGCCGGCATCGCCGCGCTGGCGGCCGGGCGGCCGTCGTGGCCGCTGGCCGTGTGCGTGTACGCGGCGCTCGCCATCGGCTTCGCCTTCGACTCGGCGGACGGGCAGCTGGCGCGGCTGCGCGGGGAGAGCAGCGCGGCGGGGGAGTGGCTGGACCACGTCGTGGACTGCGCGAAGATCACGGCGCTGCACTCGGCGGTGCTGATCTCCCTCCACCGCTTCCACGAGCTGCCCGGCGAGGGCTGGCTGCTGCTGCCGCTCGCGTTCCAGCTGGCCGCCGTGCTGATCTTCTTCGGCGGGCTGCTCACGGACAAGCTGCGGCCGCGCCCGGCGCCGGGCAGCGCGCCGTACGGGCCGCCGCCCGCGCCGCCACTCGCCCGCTCGCTGGCCCTGCTGCCGGTCGACTACGGCGTCTTCTGCGCCGTGTTCCTGCTGCTGGGCAGCGAACGGCTGTTCCTCGGCGGCTACACGGCGTTCTTCGCCGCCCATGTGCTGTTCCTGGTGGCGTTCCTGATCAAGTGGTTCCGGGAACTGTCCGCGCCGCGAGCGGCGTGA
- a CDS encoding class I SAM-dependent methyltransferase: protein MADGVWNEQVARGYDEASADMYAPEVLDPAVDFLERRTAPGTDRAAALEFAVGTGRVALALSARGVRTAGIESSEPMARELGGKPGGGDVPVTVGDMTTARAPGTYGLVYLVYNAITCLLSQDDQVACFRNAARHLAPGGRFVIEVFVPELRRLPPGETARPFHIGTGHLGFDTYDVANQRVVSHHYTIADGQCTTFLSPHRYVWPAELDLMARLAGLELAERWADWHEAPFTSSSRSHVSVWRKPPR, encoded by the coding sequence ATGGCTGACGGCGTGTGGAACGAGCAGGTGGCGCGGGGGTACGACGAGGCGTCCGCGGACATGTACGCGCCCGAAGTCCTGGACCCCGCGGTCGACTTCCTCGAACGCCGCACGGCTCCCGGAACGGACCGCGCCGCCGCCCTGGAGTTCGCCGTGGGGACCGGCCGCGTCGCGCTGGCGCTGAGCGCGCGTGGCGTCCGTACGGCCGGGATCGAGAGCAGCGAGCCCATGGCACGCGAGCTGGGCGGGAAGCCCGGCGGCGGCGATGTGCCCGTCACCGTCGGGGACATGACGACGGCGCGGGCCCCGGGCACGTACGGCCTGGTGTACCTCGTCTACAACGCCATCACCTGCCTCCTCTCCCAGGACGACCAGGTCGCGTGCTTCCGCAACGCCGCGCGCCATCTCGCTCCCGGCGGCCGGTTCGTGATCGAGGTCTTCGTGCCCGAACTGCGGCGGCTGCCGCCGGGCGAGACCGCGCGCCCGTTCCACATCGGCACCGGCCACCTCGGCTTCGACACGTACGACGTGGCCAACCAGCGGGTGGTCTCGCACCACTACACGATCGCGGACGGGCAGTGCACGACGTTCCTCTCACCGCACCGCTACGTGTGGCCCGCCGAGCTGGACCTGATGGCCAGGCTCGCCGGCCTGGAACTGGCCGAGCGGTGGGCCGACTGGCACGAGGCGCCGTTCACCTCGTCCAGCCGGTCGCACGTCTCGGTCTGGCGGAAGCCGCCGCGGTAG
- a CDS encoding condensation domain-containing protein, with product MMYTSGSTGVPKGVAVTHRAVVGLARDARFCGGAHERVLLHSAQAFDAVTYEMWAPLLGGGTVVVAPPGKLDASVLADVVAEHGVSAVFLTAGLFRVVADERPDCLSGVREVWTGGEVVSPAAVERVRAACPGLQVVDVYGPTETTTFATCFPIPEGPVPGSVPIGRPMDGMRVYVLDGALRPVLPGVAGELYIGGAGLARGYAGRPALTGERFVACPFGEPGERMYRTGDVVTWGPDEGLVFQGRADSQVKIRGFRIEPAEIQAVLESHPGVAHAVVIPHESRGTGRGKQLVAYVVPAGTGDPGTRPKDSNFGAIALDSSFVVGDLREFAAGRLPGFMVPAFFEVLEELPLTANGKLDVAALPEPEIRGAVYRAPRTDAEETLVSLYAEVLGLGRVGIDDDFFAVGGDSIQSIQVVSRARAQGLEIASRDVFECRTVAELAEVAEANRQAGAPPVLEELPGGGTGPMPLLPVAEWVKDWGPGFDRFLQTMVLELPAGIDRPGLAATLQAVLDRHDLLRSRLDAPTDERAGRLVVAPPGSVTADGLIRHVACDGRWDTYEWRSLLLDELDAAAVRLDPAGGVMAQCVWFTPPDPAEPGRLLLALHHLVVDGVSWRVLMPDLARAWQQVRAGGAPELPEVPTSVRRWAHALADEAAAPARVAELPLWQAVVDGPDPLLGARRLDPAVDTRATTGKTWVQLPPQVTEALLTAVPAAFRGGVNDGLLAGLALALAKWRRERGVDESSALVRLEGHGREEEAVPGADLSRTVGWFTSVFPVRFDLAGLDLDEAFAGGRAAGEAVKLVKEALRALPDKGLGYGLLRYLNPGTAEVLRQHPLGQVGFNYLGRFSAAADMPEELRGLGWTQAPEAAGIEELAELDAAQDPRMAAAAELDINASVTDTPEGPRLGALFTAPAGVLTSEEVRELTRLWSDALAGLARHVAAPDAGGLTPSDVPLVSVSQDDLEAWEERYPGLQDVWPATPLQSGLLFHSLLEDTDFDPYQVQYTLHLSGPVEPERMRAAGQALLARHPSLRAAFVPDFIGDLVQLVLGRVELPWQHIDLSGLPDGERDPAFERVLQDDLAAHFDPAEPPMFRLTLVTTGPGRAELVITAHHVLFDGWSVPLIMQDLLRLYASEGDPAAWPRVRGYRDFLTWLARQDSAESARAWRRELAGVTEPTSVLPESPAGGEGGRAGLGQTGIGQVDVPLSGEDSRALSRRAAEVGVTVNTVVQGAWATLLGQLSGRQDVMFASTVSGRPPAVPGVDSIVGTFLNTIPVRARWSSSDTFADLLSGIQERQAALMDHHHYSLTQIHEAAGLDALFDSIVGFESFPMNHAGLSEASKAAGITISGIRLFTATHYPLTVMVFTDSDTRLRPALQYRLDTLDKEAAELLAARFGTILRQIAHDPGHRVSAVDVLAPGERERLGERQHGPAVPLPERTVPELFAECARRDPEAVAVTAGDVVLGYGQVAEAVDRLAGRLRRHGAGPENVVAVALRQPVDLVVATLAVLTSGAGCLPLDPAHPAAYLRRVLDDAAPAAVLTDAATAAVLPEGVPRLLLDGPEHDPGHGPVDTSGHDPAYGSVDEPVPPAPAMGQLAFLWYASGHPDGARPVAYTHRGLLAAAVAAGAEQPERAAVPLGMGPGLGPDVFATGLCTALAAGRTLELGTAAPAASAAPARVAGTTTPPPRGTPPANVRAYLLGPGLTPVPEGAVGELYLAGPSLARGYPGRTVDTAAQFVADPCGPPGARMLRTGDLARWGAGGLLEYEGRSDGQFTVQGVRVAPDEVADVLAAHDAVGEALVLAYDQGGDVRHLVGYAVISPGDGATDDGPTGEDLRAWAAERLPAALVPAAVVPLTELPRTPGGAPDHTALPKPDLGEGTHRAPRTPQEEALCELFAEVLEVERIGIDDDFFALGGNSLLATRLASRIRKVLGVHVAIGTVFQHRDIAGLSRTLQDATTSKRPRLRKMNRSGDS from the coding sequence GTGATGTACACGTCGGGTTCGACGGGTGTGCCCAAGGGTGTGGCGGTCACGCATCGTGCGGTGGTGGGGCTGGCGCGGGATGCGCGGTTCTGCGGTGGTGCGCACGAGCGGGTGCTGCTGCATTCCGCGCAGGCCTTCGACGCGGTGACGTATGAGATGTGGGCGCCGTTGCTGGGCGGGGGCACGGTGGTGGTGGCGCCGCCGGGGAAGCTGGACGCCTCCGTCCTGGCCGACGTGGTGGCGGAGCACGGTGTGAGTGCCGTGTTCCTGACGGCGGGGCTGTTCAGGGTGGTCGCGGACGAGCGGCCCGACTGCCTGTCCGGTGTGCGCGAGGTGTGGACGGGCGGGGAGGTGGTCTCGCCGGCCGCCGTGGAGCGCGTACGTGCCGCCTGCCCGGGATTGCAGGTGGTGGATGTCTACGGGCCGACGGAGACGACCACTTTCGCGACGTGCTTCCCGATCCCCGAAGGCCCTGTTCCGGGGTCGGTGCCGATCGGCCGTCCGATGGACGGTATGCGGGTCTACGTGCTGGACGGGGCGCTGCGTCCCGTGCTGCCGGGTGTGGCGGGGGAGTTGTACATCGGTGGTGCGGGCCTGGCGCGCGGCTACGCCGGGCGTCCGGCCCTGACGGGTGAGCGCTTCGTGGCGTGCCCGTTCGGGGAGCCCGGTGAGCGGATGTACCGGACCGGGGACGTGGTGACGTGGGGTCCGGACGAGGGCCTGGTGTTCCAGGGCCGCGCCGACTCCCAGGTGAAGATCCGCGGCTTCCGCATCGAACCCGCCGAAATCCAGGCCGTGCTGGAGTCGCACCCCGGCGTCGCCCACGCCGTCGTGATCCCGCACGAGAGCCGCGGCACCGGCCGCGGCAAGCAGCTCGTGGCGTACGTCGTGCCCGCCGGCACCGGCGACCCCGGCACCCGCCCCAAGGACAGCAACTTCGGCGCCATCGCGCTCGATTCGAGCTTCGTCGTCGGCGACCTGCGCGAGTTCGCCGCGGGGCGCCTCCCCGGCTTCATGGTCCCCGCCTTCTTCGAGGTGCTGGAGGAACTGCCGCTCACGGCGAACGGCAAGCTCGACGTCGCCGCGCTCCCCGAGCCCGAGATACGCGGCGCCGTCTACCGCGCACCCCGTACGGACGCCGAGGAGACGCTCGTCTCCCTCTACGCCGAGGTGCTGGGCCTGGGCCGCGTCGGCATCGACGACGACTTCTTCGCCGTCGGCGGCGACAGCATCCAGTCCATCCAGGTCGTCTCCCGGGCCCGCGCCCAGGGCCTGGAGATCGCCTCCCGCGACGTGTTCGAGTGCCGTACGGTCGCCGAGCTGGCAGAGGTCGCCGAGGCGAACCGGCAGGCCGGAGCGCCGCCCGTGCTGGAGGAACTGCCCGGCGGCGGCACCGGCCCGATGCCGCTGCTGCCCGTCGCGGAGTGGGTCAAGGACTGGGGGCCGGGCTTCGACCGGTTCCTCCAGACGATGGTCCTGGAGTTGCCCGCCGGCATCGACCGTCCGGGACTGGCCGCGACCCTCCAGGCCGTACTGGACCGGCACGACCTTCTACGGTCCCGGCTGGACGCCCCCACGGACGAAAGGGCCGGCCGGCTCGTCGTCGCACCGCCCGGCTCGGTCACCGCCGACGGCCTGATCCGGCACGTCGCCTGCGACGGCCGCTGGGACACGTACGAGTGGCGCAGCCTGCTGCTGGACGAACTCGACGCGGCGGCCGTACGGCTGGACCCCGCGGGCGGCGTGATGGCGCAGTGCGTGTGGTTCACGCCGCCCGATCCCGCCGAGCCCGGGCGGCTGCTGCTGGCGCTGCACCACCTCGTGGTCGACGGCGTGTCCTGGCGCGTCCTCATGCCCGACCTGGCGCGTGCCTGGCAGCAGGTACGGGCGGGCGGCGCGCCCGAGCTGCCCGAGGTGCCCACCTCCGTACGCCGCTGGGCGCACGCCCTCGCGGACGAGGCCGCGGCCCCGGCGCGCGTGGCGGAACTCCCGCTCTGGCAGGCCGTGGTGGACGGACCCGACCCGTTGCTGGGCGCGCGGCGCCTCGACCCGGCCGTCGACACCCGGGCCACCACCGGGAAGACGTGGGTGCAGCTGCCGCCGCAGGTCACCGAGGCGCTGCTGACCGCCGTGCCCGCGGCGTTCCGCGGTGGTGTCAACGACGGGCTGCTCGCCGGGCTGGCCCTCGCGCTCGCCAAGTGGCGCCGCGAGCGCGGCGTGGACGAGTCCTCGGCGCTCGTACGGCTGGAGGGCCACGGCCGCGAGGAGGAGGCGGTTCCGGGCGCGGACCTGTCCCGTACGGTCGGCTGGTTCACCAGCGTCTTCCCGGTGCGCTTCGACCTGGCCGGGCTGGACCTGGACGAGGCGTTCGCCGGCGGCCGCGCCGCGGGCGAGGCGGTCAAACTGGTCAAGGAGGCACTGCGGGCGCTGCCCGACAAGGGCCTCGGCTACGGCCTGCTGCGCTACCTCAACCCCGGGACCGCCGAGGTGCTGCGGCAGCACCCCCTCGGCCAGGTCGGCTTCAACTACCTCGGCCGGTTCTCGGCCGCCGCCGACATGCCCGAGGAACTGCGCGGCCTCGGCTGGACCCAGGCCCCGGAGGCCGCCGGCATCGAGGAACTGGCCGAGCTCGACGCCGCCCAGGACCCGCGGATGGCCGCCGCGGCCGAACTCGACATCAACGCCTCCGTCACCGACACCCCCGAAGGCCCCCGGCTCGGCGCCCTGTTCACCGCGCCCGCCGGTGTGCTGACCTCCGAGGAGGTACGAGAGCTCACCCGGCTGTGGTCCGACGCGCTCGCCGGGCTCGCCCGGCACGTCGCCGCCCCGGACGCGGGCGGGCTGACGCCCTCCGACGTGCCGCTGGTGTCCGTCAGTCAGGACGACCTGGAGGCGTGGGAGGAGCGCTACCCCGGGCTCCAGGACGTGTGGCCCGCCACCCCGCTCCAGTCGGGGCTGCTGTTCCACTCCCTGCTGGAGGACACCGACTTCGACCCGTACCAGGTGCAGTACACCCTCCATCTGTCCGGACCCGTCGAGCCGGAGCGGATGCGGGCCGCCGGGCAGGCGCTGCTCGCCCGGCACCCCAGCCTGCGGGCCGCGTTCGTACCGGACTTCATCGGCGACCTCGTACAGCTCGTCCTCGGCCGCGTCGAACTGCCCTGGCAGCACATCGACCTGAGCGGCCTGCCCGACGGCGAGCGCGACCCCGCCTTCGAGCGTGTCCTGCAGGACGACCTCGCCGCCCACTTCGACCCCGCCGAACCACCCATGTTCCGGCTGACCCTGGTCACGACCGGGCCGGGGCGGGCCGAGCTCGTGATCACCGCGCACCACGTCCTGTTCGACGGCTGGTCCGTGCCGCTGATCATGCAGGACCTGCTGCGGCTCTACGCGTCCGAGGGCGACCCCGCCGCCTGGCCGCGCGTACGCGGCTACCGCGACTTCCTCACCTGGCTCGCCCGGCAGGACTCCGCCGAGTCCGCCCGCGCCTGGCGGCGTGAGCTCGCGGGCGTCACCGAGCCCACGTCCGTACTGCCCGAGTCGCCGGCGGGCGGCGAGGGCGGGCGGGCCGGCCTCGGACAGACCGGCATCGGACAGGTCGACGTGCCGCTGTCCGGCGAGGACTCCCGGGCCCTCTCCCGGCGCGCCGCCGAGGTGGGCGTCACCGTGAACACCGTCGTGCAGGGCGCCTGGGCGACGCTGCTGGGCCAGCTGAGCGGCCGGCAGGACGTCATGTTCGCCTCCACCGTGTCCGGGCGGCCGCCCGCCGTGCCCGGCGTGGACTCGATCGTCGGGACGTTCCTCAACACCATTCCCGTACGCGCCCGCTGGTCGTCCTCCGACACCTTCGCCGACCTGCTGTCCGGCATCCAGGAGCGGCAGGCGGCGCTCATGGACCATCACCACTACTCGCTGACGCAGATCCACGAAGCCGCCGGGCTGGACGCGCTGTTCGACTCCATCGTCGGCTTCGAGTCCTTCCCGATGAACCACGCGGGCCTCAGCGAGGCGAGCAAGGCGGCGGGCATCACGATCAGCGGGATACGGCTGTTCACCGCCACCCACTACCCACTGACGGTGATGGTCTTCACCGACTCCGACACCCGGCTGCGGCCCGCGCTCCAGTACCGGCTCGACACCCTCGACAAGGAGGCCGCCGAGCTCCTCGCGGCCCGGTTCGGCACGATCCTCCGGCAGATCGCCCACGACCCGGGCCACCGGGTGAGCGCCGTCGACGTGCTCGCACCCGGCGAACGGGAGCGGCTCGGCGAACGGCAGCACGGCCCCGCCGTGCCCCTGCCGGAGCGCACCGTGCCCGAGCTGTTCGCGGAGTGCGCGCGGCGCGACCCGGAGGCCGTCGCGGTCACGGCGGGGGACGTCGTCCTCGGCTACGGGCAGGTCGCCGAGGCCGTGGACCGGCTCGCCGGCCGGCTGCGGCGGCACGGCGCAGGGCCCGAGAACGTCGTCGCGGTCGCCCTGCGGCAGCCCGTCGACCTGGTCGTCGCCACCCTGGCCGTGCTCACGTCGGGCGCCGGCTGCCTGCCGCTCGACCCCGCACACCCCGCCGCGTACCTGCGCCGCGTCCTGGACGACGCCGCGCCCGCGGCGGTCCTCACGGACGCCGCCACGGCCGCCGTCCTGCCGGAGGGCGTGCCGCGGCTGCTGCTCGACGGACCGGAGCACGACCCCGGGCACGGACCCGTGGACACCTCCGGGCACGACCCCGCGTACGGCTCCGTGGACGAGCCCGTGCCCCCGGCGCCCGCCATGGGTCAACTGGCCTTCCTCTGGTACGCGTCCGGCCACCCCGACGGCGCCCGCCCCGTCGCGTACACCCACCGCGGGCTTCTCGCGGCGGCCGTCGCCGCGGGTGCCGAGCAGCCCGAACGGGCCGCCGTCCCGCTGGGGATGGGCCCCGGGCTCGGACCCGACGTGTTCGCCACCGGGCTGTGTACGGCCCTCGCCGCCGGCCGCACCCTCGAACTGGGCACCGCGGCACCCGCCGCGTCCGCCGCCCCGGCCCGCGTCGCCGGCACCACGACGCCGCCCCCGCGCGGCACACCGCCCGCGAACGTCCGCGCGTACCTGCTCGGCCCCGGGCTGACCCCCGTACCGGAGGGCGCGGTCGGCGAGCTGTACCTCGCCGGGCCCTCGCTCGCCCGCGGCTACCCGGGGCGTACGGTGGACACCGCGGCGCAGTTCGTCGCGGACCCCTGCGGGCCGCCCGGCGCGCGCATGCTGCGCACCGGCGACCTGGCGCGGTGGGGCGCCGGCGGGCTGCTCGAGTACGAAGGGCGGAGCGACGGCCAGTTCACCGTGCAGGGCGTACGCGTCGCACCGGACGAGGTGGCCGACGTGCTGGCCGCGCACGACGCGGTCGGTGAGGCACTCGTCCTGGCGTACGACCAGGGCGGCGACGTCCGCCACCTGGTCGGATACGCCGTAATCAGCCCCGGCGACGGCGCCACCGACGACGGCCCCACCGGCGAGGACCTGCGCGCCTGGGCCGCGGAGCGGCTGCCCGCCGCCCTGGTCCCGGCGGCCGTCGTGCCGCTGACCGAGCTGCCGCGTACGCCGGGCGGCGCGCCCGACCACACCGCGCTGCCCAAGCCCGACCTCGGCGAGGGCACGCACCGCGCGCCCCGCACGCCGCAGGAGGAGGCCCTCTGCGAACTGTTCGCGGAGGTCCTGGAGGTCGAACGCATCGGCATCGACGACGACTTCTTCGCCCTCGGCGGCAACTCCCTGCTGGCCACACGGCTGGCCAGCCGCATCCGCAAGGTGCTCGGCGTGCACGTCGCCATCGGCACCGTCTTCCAGCACCGCGACATCGCCGGGCTCTCCCGCACGCTGCAGGACGCGACGACGTCCAAGCGACCCCGTCTGCGCAAGATGAACAGGAGTGGCGACTCATGA